A stretch of Podospora bellae-mahoneyi strain CBS 112042 chromosome 5, whole genome shotgun sequence DNA encodes these proteins:
- a CDS encoding hypothetical protein (EggNog:ENOG503P4GU): protein MASIHRLSTEVVLQICELLHEDHRPSLVSFALANKQYHTIASVSLFQKITFNITTPNRLEKHVAKCTGVLERNHAFQHVRSVAIVGSYDEEFYMRDGYYRSDLTERDKDNDMFHFHHWNAGRAPSLQWDINNARLHGIPDYSEFRERASGNEFHSTDVREAYDMDEEWEPMAQLFDRLPGLREVVYKCQVQFPPCLLQALHDKMPQITPRLHLRAFKLRMMNDTITAWTDPDPHEMALLKSPCLDSLWFVDTVASWSRWISSRSRDSRAREEQKNLHAFCEMVDRWPIVPNLHEVGVMGNYTHVQGTRSDNILLAIMRNAAKKNTLRLKTLNLDCAYVSQILAMDPSLDLSMLRALHLLNMSHNSVIDALSAQSLPLLRDLSIQFIFTASWKEYDRVKQFVRGFRNLESLRVRGWDWSVASFSDWCGEITPYQTVRSLDLGCGEENGVMSSSIQTELEIMFLGYVYPGVETLSLPIRRSKGDQHEVRLYQTLGRSFPKLKRLALTLEALLPGVERLPSQLLNPAAPAQTHLSGAPGVYRDPLGGWDPIVQSRESYSYLPFPKQPFIIGRYSPFLNGDILDLFVNSALDAKLARQIFDAISSSCHTSSRLETMMVRSKALIRFRSAYNPEPESNGYVAGTGTGYGRYDEDGYIRPLLTGLTRQWLLDTLLCNDSGERVRVKEIGARAEGLKREPVDPQSVPITDRLAFFKAELIRIEACNKGKYLNERKGWWENVRVPEEHSLMVHFRELWPGRKEGGRGWWEDWESWDLETVSEQGQT from the coding sequence ATGGCTAGCATACACAGACTCTCGACCGAAGTCGTACTTCAAATTTGCGAGCTTCTACATGAGGATCACAGACCCAGCTTGGTCTCCTTTGCACTGGCCAACAAGCAATACCACACAATCGCGTCAGTGTCGTTATTTCAAAAGATCACGTTCAACATTACAACACCAAACCGTCTGGAGAAACACGTAGCGAAATGCACGGGAGTTCTTGAACGGAATCACGCCTTCCAGCACGTCCGCTCCGTTGCTATTGTTGGCTCCTACGATGAGGAGTTTTACATGAGGGATGGGTATTACCGATCAGACCTGACTGAAAGGGACAAGGACAACGACATGTTTCATTTCCACCATTGGAACGCCGGGCGTGCGCCTTCCTTGCAGTGGGACATCAACAACGCAAGATTGCATGGAATTCCCGATTACTCCGAGTTTCGCGAGCGTGCCAGTGGGAATGAATTCCACTCCACAGACGTGAGGGAAGCCTATGATATGGACGAGGAATGGGAACCCATGGCCCAGTTATTCGACCGACTACCTGGCCTGCGGGAGGTCGTCTACAAGTGCCAGGTTCAATTTCCACCCTGTCTCCTCCAGGCTCTCCATGATAAGATGCCGCAGATCACACCTCGACTTCACCTTCGCGCCTTTAAACTGCGCATGATGAACGACACCATTACCGCCTGGACGGACCCTGATCCCCATGAGATGGCCCTGCTTAAATCGCCTTGCCTTGACAGTCTTTGGTTTGTGGATACTGTTGCCAGTTGGTCTCGGTGGATTTCAAGTAGAAGCCGGGATTCACGGGCTCGCGAGGAACAAAAGAACTTGCATGCCTTTTGTGAAATGGTGGATAGGTGGCCAATTGTACCCAACCTACACGAGGTTGGGGTGATGGGCAACTATACTCACGTCCAAGGCACCCGTTCTGACAATATTCTTCTCGCCATTATGAGAAACGCAGCCAAGAAAAACACCCTTCGTCTGAAGACCTTGAACTTGGATTGCGCATATGTGAGTCAGATTCTGGCAATGGATCCGAGTCTTGATCTCAGTATGCTGCGAGCCCTTCATCTGTTAAACATGAGTCACAATTCGGTCATTGATGCGCTTTCGGCTCAGAGCCTTCCTCTACTGCGCGACCTGTCCATACAGTTCATATTCACGGCTTCGTGGAAGGAATACGACAGGGTCAAACAATTTGTAAGAGGGTTCCGAAATCTCGAGAGCCTGCGCGTGCGGGGATGGGATTGGTCTGTGGCTTCCTTTTCGGACTGGTGTGGGGAAATAACCCCTTATCAGACAGTCCGAAGTCTTGACCTTGGATGTGGAGAGGAGAATGGCGTGATGTCAAGCTCGATTCAGACTGAACTGGAGATCATGTTTCTTGGATATGTGTACCCCGGGGTTGAAACGCTATCTCTGCCCATCCGACGGTCGAAGGGCGACCAGCATGAGGTCCGTTTATACCAGACCCTTGGCAGGAGCTTCCCAAAGCTCAAGCGACTGGCACTGACCCTCGAAGCACTCTTGCCCGGTGTGGAGAGGCTACCATCTCAACTTCTTAATCCGGCTGCACCCGCTCAAACTCACCTTTCAGGAGCACCAGGTGTCTACCGGGATCCACTAGGTGGCTGGGATCCGATAGTACAATCACGCGAGAGTTACAGCTATCTACCATTCCCCAAACAGCCCTTCATCATTGGGCGCTACTCACCGTTTCTGAACGGCGACATCCTGGACCTTTTTGTCAACTCGGCCCTCGACGCTAAACTGGCCCGTCAGATCTTTGATGCGATATCTTCCAGCTGTCACACCTCTTCCCGGCTGGAGACTATGATGGTCCGTAGTAAGGCCTTGATCCGATTTCGATCTGCATATAACCCCGAGCCAGAGTCCAATGGCTATGTCGCTGGAACTGGGACCGGGTATGGCCGGTACGACGAAGATGGTTATATTAGACCGTTATTGACCGGACTAACGAGACAGTGGTTACTTGATACTCTACTTTGTAATGATAgtggggagagggttagggtcaaAGAGATTGGGGCGCGGGCTGAGGGTTTAAAAAGGGAACCGGTGGATCCACAGAGCGTTCCTATTACAGATCGATTGGCTTTTTTCAAGGCAGAGTTGATTCGTATAGAGGCCTGTAATAAGGGaaaatatttaaacgagcggaaagggtggtgggagaacGTTAGGGTTCCTGAGGAACATTCATTGATGGTTCATTTCAGGGAGTTGTGGCCTGGTAGGAaggagggtgggagagggtggtgggaggactgggagagttgggatttggagacTGTCAGTGAGCAAGGGCAAACATAA
- a CDS encoding hypothetical protein (EggNog:ENOG503P4GU) translates to MQFAPCLLRALHEKSHTVRLHLHTFKLRMLDRNPRILDSRERLPVTVPQVGEFDHAGCLFRPASLTNLQTGTCPLNTVKSLRFVKWDEGYVEPGLEGEEGPYVLGGSIKTIEELAALGAIFPSVQKLSIPVRRSKGDRHEVALYKATGTEFPNLERLSLTLDAGLEVFDGDNEVYHSVVFIEPRKKRKEQSKVQSTEDAILRHDFNLLELLPTMRMVNQHRWEWSEDSVVLKQGDPGFTFSQNILDVMVNSAIDGKWARQIFDVVAASSPKLPRMIVRTRGCNLSVRNVRKAKEQRHFSDDSWPCREDPVGRENDEMASLMHALRKQWLVDRCLGGGGRSGDGSGVVKVKEVRGEMSTRQRILQEYWENELLKVEEKGGLPLHFRYLWPRVDEGSKWWWKDWQSWELEGV, encoded by the exons ATGCAGTTTGCACCTTGCTTGCTACGAGCCCTTCACGAAAAGAGTCACACGGTTCGTCTCCATTTACACACGTTCAAGCTACGGATGCTGGACAGGAACCCTAGGATACTGGACTCTCGCGA GAGACTTCCCGTCACTGTTCCCCAAGTTGGAGAATTTGACCATGCGGGATGCTTGTTTCGTCCTGCTTCCCTAACAAACCTTCAAACTGGGACCTGCCCTCTCAACACTGTCAAGAGCCTCCGTTTTGTCAAATGGGATGAGGGCTATGTTGAGCCTGGcctggagggcgaggaaggtcCATATGTCCTCGGGGGATCCATTAAAACCATAGAGGAACTAGCCGCGCTCGGGGCTATCTTTCCATCCGTCCAGAAGCTGTCTATCCCAGTCAGGCGCTCCAAAGGTGACAGGCACGAGGTCGCATTGTACAAGGCCACCGGGACTGAGTTCCCTAATCTCGAACGACTGTCCCTCACGCTCGACGCGGGACTCGAAGTGTTTGATGGCGACAATGAAGTTTACCACAGCGTAGTCTTTATCGAACCACGCAAGAAGCGGAAGGAGCAGTCAAAGGTTCAATCAACAGAGGACGCGATTTTGAGACACGACTTTAATCTACTGGAGTTGCTTCCGACCATGCGAATGGTGAATCAGCATCGCTGGGAATGGTCTGAAGATTCGGTGGTCTTGAAGCAGGGAGACCCAGGCTTCACCTTCAGCCAAAACATTCTGGACGTGATGGTCAACTCGGCGATTGATGGAAAGTGGGCAAGGCAGATCTTTGATGTCGTGGCGgcttcctctccaaaacTGCCAAGAATGATAGTGCGCACTAGGGGTTGCAATTTGAGTGTCCGTAATGTCCGTAAGGCCAAAGAGCAGCGCCATTTCAGTGATGATTCTTGGCCCTGCCGGGAGGATCCGGTAGGCCGGGAAAACGATGAGATGGCGTCATTGATGCACGCACTTCGGAAGCAGTGGCTTGTTGACAggtgtcttggtggtggtggacgcAGCGGTGATGGTTCTGGCGttgtgaaggtgaaggaggtcaGGGGGGAGATGTCAACACGGCAAAGAATCTTGCAGGAATATTGGGAGAACGAACTGCTGaaggtcgaggagaagggtgGATTACCGTTGCATTTTAGGTACCTCTGGCCGCGGGTCGACGAGGGGAgtaagtggtggtggaaagatTGGCAGAgttgggagttggagggtgtTTAA
- a CDS encoding hypothetical protein (EggNog:ENOG503P1A7; COG:M), producing the protein MTLVKIRRDSLVHAYAMELFSLFIFALAGHIREVRGTTTRLTPHGQTTASNQNGGNGRSEPGKANTTTPRQFENSLFEALAKIAVDTGICPTQEDARLLVIPAFAWYGLLPEPEDPSAMKTDGQPVEDLPNPRTDVEEQDSCEGERGSTMRSNMELNMEPIRQEGPKQNIGAADQIEEGDSGQRSDETSPT; encoded by the coding sequence ATGACCCTGGTCAAGATCCGGCGCGATTCTTTAGTGCATGCGTATGCTATGGAGCTGttctccctcttcatcttTGCCCTAGCGGGTCATATCAGGGAAGTCAGAGGGACAACAACCAGACTGACGCCCCATGGACAAACCACAGCAAGCAATCAAAATGGTGGAAACGGCCGGAGTGAGCCAGGGAAAGCCAATACGACAACACCCAGACAGTTCGAGAATTCGTTATTTGAAGCATTGGCCAAAATTGCTGTGGACACCGGAATTTGCCCGACTCAAGAAGACGCCAGGCTGCTTGTCATTCCCGCGTTTGCTTGGTATGGATTGCTTCCCGAGCCTGAAGACCCTTCCGCGATGAAGACCGATGGACAGCCAGTGGAAGATTTGCCGAACCCGCGGACCGACGTAGAGGAACAGGACAGCTgtgagggggaaaggggatcGACCATGCGGTCGAATATGGAGCTCAACATGGAACCTATCCGGCAGGAAGGCCCGAAGCAGAATATTGGTGCGGCAGATCAAATTGAAGAGGGCGACTCAGGGCAGAGGTCGGATGAAACCTCACCTACGTGA